The genomic stretch CCGACATGAAGCGTCTCGATATCGGGCCCGGGCAGGGCGTACGGGTTCTCGCCCACCTGCTCGACACGATCGTCGACCGCACGGCCGAGATCCTGGAACTGGCTGTCGCCAAGATCGACAATGTCTCGATCGCCGTTTTCGGGGAGGGCGTGCGCGGACGGCGACGACCCCCGGCCGAACTCGAGGAGCGGCTGATCGAGATATCGACCTACCACCGCCTCGTCAGCAAGACGCGCGACAGCCTGATCACGCTGGCGCGCCTTTCCACCTACGTGCAGGCGCTTGGGCGGGTGCGGGACGACAAGCCGACCAAGGATCTCTGCCGCATCGTCGCCCACGACATCCAGTCTCTGTCCGAGCACGCCAGTTTCGTTTCTTCCAACATTTCCTTCCTGCTCGATTCGTCGCTCGGTCTCGTCAATCTCGAACAGAACAACATCATGAAGCTGTTCTCTGTCGTTTCGGTGGTCTTTGCGCCGCCGATGCTGATCGCCGGCATCTATGGCATGAATTTCGACCGCATGCCCGAACTGCACTGGGCATACGGTTATCCCGCCGCCGTTGCCGCAATGCTCCTGACGGGCGTTCTCGCCATCTACTGGCTGCGCTCGCGCGGCTGGTTCTAGGCTTTGGTCGAACAAATCCGGTTGCGCAATTGCGGTTGCCTCGAAGCTTGACTAGCATGGGCATGAAAACTATGGTGCGCCCGACTTGACCGGGGGGTCCCGAAGGCTTTATCGCATTGCTGAAACATCCGCCGAGCGCCGGTCGCGCGGTCGAGGATTTTTGGGAAAGCGGATTTGATGGCTGAGGACGGGCAGGAGGACTTGGAAGAACGCCGCAAGCGGCTCGCCAGCGAACTGGGCGCGCTGCGGAAGGGCCAGAATGGAGAGAGCGACAGGAAGGCGGAAAGCTCCGCCAATGACCGGCGTGAAATGTCGAAGGGCCTGAAGCTTTCGAGCGAATTCATGG from Martelella sp. AD-3 encodes the following:
- a CDS encoding magnesium transporter CorA family protein, with translation MIHLYRVGGVKTALPSSGAAEPLGEDVVWIDMLDPTEADMQHMESLLGVMLPTRETLKNIEPSSRYYTEGNAVYMTASIVMNVDFGLAQLTDVGFILAEGRLVTIRHAEPKPFFLFAADMKRLDIGPGQGVRVLAHLLDTIVDRTAEILELAVAKIDNVSIAVFGEGVRGRRRPPAELEERLIEISTYHRLVSKTRDSLITLARLSTYVQALGRVRDDKPTKDLCRIVAHDIQSLSEHASFVSSNISFLLDSSLGLVNLEQNNIMKLFSVVSVVFAPPMLIAGIYGMNFDRMPELHWAYGYPAAVAAMLLTGVLAIYWLRSRGWF